A DNA window from Pseudoalteromonas spongiae UST010723-006 contains the following coding sequences:
- the ubiE gene encoding bifunctional demethylmenaquinone methyltransferase/2-methoxy-6-polyprenyl-1,4-benzoquinol methylase UbiE yields MKPHDEQTDFGYKSVAREEKQGLVADVFHSVATKYDVMNDLMSFGIHRLWKRHTIACSGARAGQTILDLAGGTGDLTARFSDIVGPEGQVVLGDINDSMLKVGREKLRNLGKVGNIEYVQMNAEALPFPDNTFDLITIAFGLRNVTDKSKALASMQRVLKPGGRLLVLEFSKPIHQPLSKAYDFYSFNLLPNMGKLVANDAESYRYLAESIRMHPDQETLKQMMEDVGFEMTSYENLTGGIVALHKGFKF; encoded by the coding sequence ATGAAACCACACGACGAGCAAACTGACTTTGGTTACAAATCTGTTGCACGAGAAGAAAAGCAGGGCCTAGTCGCCGATGTATTCCATTCTGTTGCAACTAAATATGATGTAATGAACGATTTAATGTCGTTTGGTATTCACCGTTTATGGAAACGCCACACAATTGCTTGCTCGGGCGCCCGCGCTGGCCAAACAATTCTTGACTTAGCCGGTGGCACAGGTGATTTAACGGCACGTTTTAGCGATATCGTTGGCCCTGAGGGGCAAGTAGTATTAGGCGATATTAACGACTCAATGCTTAAAGTCGGTCGCGAAAAACTACGTAATTTAGGTAAAGTAGGTAACATTGAATACGTACAAATGAACGCCGAAGCGTTACCATTCCCAGACAACACCTTTGACCTTATTACAATTGCGTTTGGCCTTCGCAACGTAACCGATAAAAGTAAAGCTCTGGCGTCAATGCAGCGTGTATTAAAGCCAGGTGGTCGTTTACTGGTGTTAGAGTTTTCAAAACCTATTCACCAACCACTGAGTAAAGCCTACGATTTCTACTCGTTTAACCTGTTACCGAATATGGGCAAGTTAGTTGCGAATGACGCTGAATCATATCGTTATTTAGCGGAATCAATTCGCATGCACCCAGATCAAGAAACGCTCAAGCAAATGATGGAAGATGTGGGTTTTGAAATGACTAGCTACGAAAACCTAACTGGTGGCATTGTGGCACTTCATAAAGGGTTTAAATTCTAA
- a CDS encoding ubiquinone biosynthesis accessory factor UbiJ, which translates to MSSLISAAIEQLLNQLIKLDGQFVSGLHAATRKQLTIDVTDISLFITLLFDGQRFHALPKGDSQSDCLIRADLSTLLELKQPEKVTQLIRSGKLDLEGDLNLAQQYSKAFNALNIDWADNLSSYLGDGPAYTLVNGIKHAVSNAKKQSAVSQTTFTSLLQDELKVSIHPLEAQLFKQQCRSLQQGLAQLEQRVDKLCNAI; encoded by the coding sequence GTGTCGAGCCTAATTTCTGCCGCAATAGAACAACTGCTTAATCAACTAATCAAGCTTGATGGGCAGTTTGTCTCTGGGTTACATGCAGCTACGCGAAAACAGCTTACCATTGATGTTACCGATATTTCGTTGTTTATTACGCTGTTATTTGATGGTCAACGCTTTCATGCTTTACCAAAAGGCGATAGCCAAAGCGACTGCCTCATTCGCGCAGATTTAAGTACCTTGCTTGAACTCAAGCAACCAGAAAAAGTAACCCAACTAATTCGCAGCGGTAAACTCGACCTTGAAGGTGATTTAAATCTTGCCCAACAATATAGCAAGGCATTTAACGCGCTGAACATCGACTGGGCTGATAATTTGTCATCGTATTTAGGTGATGGCCCGGCATACACGCTAGTTAATGGCATTAAACACGCGGTTAGTAACGCAAAAAAACAAAGTGCGGTATCACAGACAACGTTTACCAGCTTACTGCAAGACGAGTTAAAAGTGTCTATTCACCCACTGGAAGCGCAATTATTTAAACAGCAGTGTCGCTCATTACAGCAAGGCTTAGCGCAATTAGAGCAGCGCGTAGATAAGCTTTGTAACGCAATTTAA